From a single Marinobacter sp. THAF197a genomic region:
- the coaBC gene encoding bifunctional phosphopantothenoylcysteine decarboxylase/phosphopantothenate--cysteine ligase CoaBC has protein sequence MAAKRILLGITGGIAAYKSAELVRLLKKAGLEVRVVMTRGAEAFVTPLTFQALSGEPVRTSLLDPEAEAGMGHIELAKWADQVVVAPASADFLARLAQGMADDLLTTVCCATEAPIAVAPAMNQAMWKNFRTQRNMSLLAEDPQITVWGPDQGEQACGDTGPGRMLEPDALASRILADAARATVGALAGKRVVITAGPTREPIDPVRYISNHSSGKMGYALARAAADAGAQVVLVSGPVNLPVPDGVAVRPVMTAQDMLQEAERVVAEGCDIFIATAAVADYRPAACAGDKIKKTDEAMTLSLVRNPDTLATIAARKNPPFTVGFAAETTDVARYAHDKMQRKKLNMIVANDVSVPGLGFNSDQNAVTVFWPSGEHAIGPDSKQAIADTLVALIAEHSNKVGNS, from the coding sequence ATGGCTGCCAAACGAATTCTGCTGGGAATCACCGGTGGCATTGCTGCCTATAAAAGTGCCGAACTGGTCCGGCTGCTCAAGAAAGCGGGCCTTGAAGTGCGGGTGGTGATGACCCGGGGCGCCGAGGCATTTGTGACGCCGCTGACGTTTCAGGCCCTCAGCGGCGAGCCGGTGCGTACATCGCTGCTGGACCCGGAGGCCGAGGCCGGCATGGGTCATATTGAACTGGCCAAATGGGCCGATCAGGTGGTGGTGGCGCCCGCGTCTGCGGATTTTCTGGCCCGTCTGGCCCAGGGCATGGCGGATGACCTGCTGACCACGGTTTGTTGTGCCACTGAGGCGCCCATTGCGGTGGCCCCCGCCATGAATCAGGCCATGTGGAAAAATTTCCGGACCCAGAGAAACATGTCCCTGCTGGCGGAAGACCCACAGATCACCGTCTGGGGGCCGGATCAAGGCGAGCAGGCCTGCGGTGATACAGGTCCTGGCCGGATGCTGGAGCCGGACGCCCTTGCCAGCCGGATTCTGGCTGATGCAGCCCGGGCCACTGTCGGAGCGCTGGCGGGAAAACGGGTGGTGATCACAGCAGGCCCTACCCGTGAACCCATTGATCCGGTGCGTTATATCTCCAACCACAGCTCCGGCAAAATGGGTTATGCCCTGGCTCGGGCGGCAGCAGATGCGGGTGCCCAGGTGGTACTGGTGAGTGGCCCGGTTAACCTGCCGGTGCCGGATGGCGTGGCAGTCCGACCGGTGATGACGGCACAAGACATGTTGCAGGAAGCCGAGCGGGTAGTGGCGGAGGGCTGCGACATTTTTATCGCCACAGCGGCGGTGGCTGATTACCGGCCTGCGGCCTGTGCCGGCGACAAGATCAAGAAAACGGACGAAGCGATGACACTGTCGCTGGTGCGCAATCCGGATACGCTGGCGACCATTGCAGCCCGCAAGAATCCTCCGTTTACCGTGGGTTTCGCCGCTGAAACCACAGATGTCGCCCGCTATGCCCACGATAAAATGCAACGCAAGAAGCTCAATATGATCGTGGCCAACGACGTGTCCGTCCCGGGCCTGGGCTTTAACAGCGATCAGAATGCCGTCACGGTATTCTGGCCGAGCGGGGAGCATGCGATTGGCCCGGACAGCAAACAGGCCATCGCAGACACATTGGTGGCGTTGATCGCCGAACACAGCAACAAGGTCGGGAACTCATGA